A portion of the Pedobacter cryoconitis genome contains these proteins:
- a CDS encoding lanthionine synthetase LanC family protein produces the protein MTNTKIIKETDIKKLGESYGDYLVAEYLRYQTPLPWSNSDIMEKNRVNSGNIECLDTGISGIILFLMELYTQSGKKTYIETADLAIDKLILYCIQNPSADYGLYTGRSGVIYLLIERYKIDNDPELVKICLQLIRSSNEAFLYSKYTSDYLYDGRAGALLIILELYLISQENFLVNYINQYVVQIVSGAKLSPDGIFWRSENENHINGSCGFAHGIPGIQYVFDKLNYYCDAPVLAFILNETDRIMSSSWIDIADNWGDYRRDILDKKTLSEYKKSHLNGNHEILLPGDSINWSDGMMGVLISKRQTVTGKSLNKVSEFLNSGNIISFELYNGIAGIGLSLLHNSLANESGVMENLLFQAYENAEISLAELNLNGGLLFGSIGSVYLLLKATDSAVKTNTIVAPFFNRNYKKDNKIIICLSVSDVRKKLLTGIYKRTITLLSHASPAVLTDYLDAHSINGLHGEIDSFNTFIDSLIKSDPHNSKLDFLADLFSLERQKLDLFFDKSKNHFQIYLDQLLYIDETMKLLNEPDEWLVRQKVCISKKVKIISTKWDWTLFDSSKGGQLISADLADNSGGPFVFILRNACALEDVEIPLVNAYRMLLHSFDHPKFLGQAILEIRDYIQSLPEAGLKNLLIQVGVSNISAKQEFIELFNVAILSTIKKWVYMGVLQIIPSPESTI, from the coding sequence ATGACAAATACGAAGATCATAAAAGAGACAGATATCAAGAAACTTGGAGAGAGTTATGGTGATTATTTGGTTGCTGAATATCTCCGGTATCAAACTCCATTGCCATGGAGTAATTCTGATATAATGGAAAAAAATCGGGTTAATTCAGGAAATATCGAGTGTCTGGATACAGGAATTAGCGGGATCATCCTTTTTTTAATGGAGTTGTATACACAGTCAGGTAAAAAGACTTATATCGAAACAGCCGATTTAGCAATTGATAAGTTAATTCTTTATTGTATCCAAAATCCCTCTGCTGATTATGGTCTTTATACAGGGCGAAGTGGTGTTATCTATTTGTTGATTGAGCGGTATAAAATTGATAATGATCCGGAGTTAGTAAAAATATGTTTGCAATTAATTCGGTCGTCAAATGAAGCGTTTCTCTATTCTAAATATACCTCTGATTATTTATATGATGGAAGAGCGGGAGCATTGCTGATAATTTTGGAACTTTATTTAATCTCACAGGAAAATTTCCTTGTGAATTATATCAACCAATATGTAGTACAAATTGTATCCGGAGCAAAGTTATCACCAGATGGAATTTTTTGGAGAAGTGAAAATGAAAATCACATCAATGGATCGTGTGGATTCGCTCATGGTATTCCGGGTATTCAATATGTATTTGACAAACTTAATTATTACTGTGATGCTCCTGTTTTGGCCTTTATCCTAAATGAAACAGACAGAATTATGTCTTCCAGCTGGATTGATATTGCCGATAATTGGGGTGATTATAGAAGAGATATACTTGATAAAAAAACATTGTCTGAGTATAAAAAAAGTCATCTGAATGGTAACCATGAAATACTTTTGCCTGGCGATAGTATAAACTGGTCGGATGGGATGATGGGGGTTTTGATTTCAAAAAGACAGACAGTTACTGGCAAAAGTTTGAATAAAGTAAGTGAATTTCTAAATTCTGGTAATATAATATCATTTGAATTATATAATGGAATTGCAGGGATAGGCTTAAGTTTATTACATAACTCTTTAGCGAATGAAAGTGGTGTGATGGAAAATCTGCTCTTCCAGGCTTATGAAAATGCTGAGATTTCATTAGCAGAACTGAATTTAAATGGTGGCTTATTATTTGGCAGTATAGGATCAGTTTATTTGCTACTAAAAGCTACAGATAGCGCCGTGAAAACAAATACTATTGTTGCCCCTTTTTTTAATAGAAATTATAAAAAAGATAATAAAATTATTATATGTCTTTCGGTATCAGATGTAAGAAAGAAACTTTTGACCGGAATATATAAGAGAACAATTACTCTTCTTAGTCATGCGTCTCCTGCTGTTTTAACTGATTATCTGGATGCACATTCTATTAATGGCCTTCATGGTGAGATTGATAGTTTTAACACATTTATTGACAGTCTGATTAAATCGGATCCGCATAATTCAAAACTGGATTTTCTTGCTGATTTATTCTCCTTGGAAAGGCAAAAACTGGATCTCTTCTTTGACAAATCAAAAAACCATTTTCAAATATACTTGGATCAGCTTTTATATATAGATGAAACTATGAAACTACTTAATGAACCTGATGAATGGCTGGTCAGACAGAAGGTTTGTATTTCAAAAAAGGTGAAGATCATATCTACCAAGTGGGATTGGACTTTGTTTGATAGTTCAAAAGGTGGTCAATTGATAAGTGCTGATTTAGCTGACAATTCTGGAGGTCCTTTTGTTTTTATTCTACGTAATGCCTGTGCCCTTGAAGATGTTGAAATTCCTCTGGTCAATGCTTATAGGATGTTACTCCATAGCTTTGATCACCCGAAGTTTTTAGGACAGGCTATTCTTGAAATAAGAGATTATATACAATCTTTACCCGAAGCAGGGTTGAAAAATCTGCTCATTCAGGTTGGTGTTTCTAATATCAGTGCTAAGCAAGAGTTCATAGAACTTTTTAACGTTGCTATCCTGAGCACTATAAAAAAATGGGTTTATATGGGGGTTTTACAAATCATTCCTTCTCCAGAATCAACTATCTGA
- a CDS encoding DUF6734 family protein, producing the protein MKIVQSLWSKPGIPNDITQFSDFNKCGWLDKKYNYFSWILSARQFTKFYDEVELVTDKSGYDLLINKLELPYTSTQVVLDDLNDYHPNLWALGKIYAYRIQSKPFIHVDGDVYIWEKFNQTLEGSSLICQNKEEGESYDNFYRQIFFPIALNLNYYPGVLDKSININNSIKAINAGILGGHNINFYKTYTEKAFQFVDKNISHLHKINVSSFNVIFEQFLFRALADEAKQDIHYMHADASVPPYFFEFTGVPSKTKYIHISGRSKVEKYLADCLEYRVKTDYPDDYYRILKLMKKNQI; encoded by the coding sequence ATGAAAATAGTACAAAGTCTATGGTCCAAACCAGGTATTCCAAATGATATCACTCAATTTTCTGATTTTAACAAATGTGGTTGGCTCGATAAAAAGTATAATTATTTCAGTTGGATATTAAGTGCCCGGCAATTCACGAAATTTTACGATGAAGTTGAACTGGTCACAGACAAATCCGGATATGATCTACTGATAAACAAATTGGAATTACCTTATACGAGTACACAAGTAGTTTTAGATGATTTAAATGACTACCATCCTAATTTATGGGCATTAGGAAAAATATATGCTTATCGTATTCAGAGTAAACCATTTATTCATGTAGATGGGGATGTTTATATCTGGGAGAAGTTTAATCAGACTTTGGAAGGCTCTTCTCTAATTTGCCAAAATAAAGAAGAAGGAGAAAGCTATGATAATTTCTACAGACAAATATTTTTCCCAATAGCATTGAACCTCAACTACTATCCTGGTGTTCTGGATAAATCTATCAATATAAATAACAGTATTAAAGCTATCAATGCTGGGATTCTTGGAGGGCACAATATTAATTTCTATAAAACCTACACAGAAAAAGCTTTTCAATTTGTAGATAAGAATATAAGTCATCTGCATAAGATAAACGTCTCTTCATTTAACGTGATTTTTGAACAGTTCCTTTTTCGTGCATTAGCAGATGAAGCAAAGCAAGACATTCATTATATGCATGCTGATGCAAGTGTTCCACCTTATTTTTTTGAGTTTACCGGTGTACCCTCCAAAACGAAGTATATACATATATCGGGAAGATCTAAGGTGGAGAAATATTTAGCAGATTGTTTGGAATATAGGGTTAAAACAGATTATCCGGATGACTATTACAGAATACTTAAACTGATGAAAAAAAATCAAATATAA